Proteins found in one Bacillus subtilis subsp. subtilis str. 168 genomic segment:
- the yqeG gene encoding phosphatase (active on GMP and Glc-6-P) (Evidence 1a: Function from experimental evidences in the studied strain; PubMedId: 27784292; Product type e: enzyme) → MLKKFFLPDEFVKNIFHITPEKLKERNVKGIITDLDNTLVEWDRPNATPRLIEWFEEMKEHGIKVTIVSNNNERRVKLFSEPLGIPFIYKARKPMGKAFNRAVRNMELKKEDCVVIGDQLLTDVLGGNRNGYHTILVVPVASSDGFITRFNRQVERRILSALKRKGHIQWEE, encoded by the coding sequence TTGTTAAAAAAGTTTTTTTTACCTGACGAGTTTGTAAAAAATATTTTTCATATTACACCTGAGAAATTAAAGGAACGAAATGTAAAAGGAATTATTACTGACCTGGATAATACGCTTGTTGAATGGGACAGGCCGAACGCGACGCCGCGATTGATCGAGTGGTTTGAAGAAATGAAGGAACACGGCATTAAAGTGACAATTGTCTCTAATAATAACGAAAGAAGAGTGAAACTTTTCTCAGAACCGCTTGGAATCCCATTCATCTATAAAGCAAGAAAACCGATGGGTAAAGCCTTTAATAGAGCGGTGCGCAATATGGAGCTGAAAAAAGAGGACTGCGTTGTCATCGGAGACCAGCTGCTGACCGATGTACTCGGGGGAAACCGAAACGGCTACCATACGATTTTGGTCGTGCCAGTCGCTTCCTCTGACGGATTCATTACGCGCTTTAACCGCCAGGTCGAACGCAGAATACTGAGTGCTCTCAAACGAAAAGGGCACATTCAGTGGGAGGAGTAA